A DNA window from Streptococcus sp. LPB0220 contains the following coding sequences:
- a CDS encoding NFACT family protein, producing MSFDGFFLHHMVHELKAELLSGRIQKINQPFEQELVLQIRGNRKNQKLLLSAHSVFGRIQRTHTNFENPAFPNTFIMVMRKYLQGAVIEGIEQLENDRILEIRVSNKNEIGDAISVSLMIEIMGKHSNIILLDRTSNKIIEAIKHVGFSQNSYRTILPGSTYVAPPKTDAVNPFTIGDEYLFALLHKEELSPKNLQKCFQGLGRDTAQELAKRLETDEKLKTFRAFFQAPTEPRLTTKSFSAIPFADATGQTFETLSDLLDDYYRDKAERDRVQQQASELIRKVENDLEKNRKKLAKQEAELVATDNAEEFRQKGELLTTFLHQVPNDQDQVVLDNYYTNEPITIQLNKALTPNQNAQRYFKRYQKLKEAVKHLTILIQETKETISYLETVETALSQASLAEVAEIREELIQTGFIKRRNREKIHKRKKPEKYLASDGKTIILVGRNNLQNDELTFKIAKKDELWFHAKDIPGSHVVITGNLNPSDEVKTDAAELAAYYSKARLSNLVQVDMIEAKKLNKPTGGKPGFVTYTGQKTLRVTPEEEKIKAMKLTD from the coding sequence ATGTCTTTTGATGGATTTTTTTTACACCATATGGTCCACGAATTGAAGGCTGAACTCTTAAGTGGTCGCATTCAAAAAATTAATCAACCTTTCGAGCAAGAATTGGTACTCCAAATCCGAGGCAATCGGAAAAACCAAAAACTCTTGCTCTCTGCCCATTCTGTTTTCGGACGGATCCAACGGACCCATACCAACTTTGAAAATCCTGCCTTTCCTAATACCTTTATTATGGTCATGCGCAAGTATCTTCAAGGCGCTGTCATCGAAGGGATTGAGCAATTGGAGAACGACCGGATTCTCGAAATCCGTGTCTCCAATAAAAACGAAATTGGAGATGCCATTTCTGTCAGCTTAATGATCGAAATCATGGGCAAGCACAGTAATATTATTCTCCTAGACCGGACCAGCAATAAAATCATCGAGGCCATTAAACATGTCGGCTTCTCACAAAATAGCTACCGGACCATTCTCCCTGGATCAACCTATGTAGCTCCTCCGAAAACCGACGCGGTCAATCCTTTTACAATTGGAGATGAATACCTTTTTGCCCTTCTTCACAAAGAAGAATTAAGTCCAAAGAACCTTCAAAAATGTTTCCAGGGTTTGGGGCGAGATACGGCTCAAGAATTGGCCAAGCGACTTGAGACGGATGAGAAATTAAAGACCTTCCGGGCCTTTTTCCAAGCCCCAACTGAGCCACGCCTAACAACCAAATCCTTCTCGGCTATCCCATTTGCAGATGCGACCGGTCAAACCTTTGAGACACTTTCCGATCTGCTGGATGACTATTATCGAGACAAGGCTGAGCGCGATCGGGTGCAACAACAGGCCAGTGAATTAATCCGCAAGGTTGAAAACGATCTTGAAAAGAACCGGAAAAAATTAGCCAAACAAGAAGCTGAGTTGGTGGCGACCGACAATGCGGAAGAATTCCGCCAAAAAGGAGAATTGCTGACAACCTTCCTCCATCAGGTACCAAACGACCAAGACCAGGTTGTTTTGGATAATTACTATACCAACGAGCCCATTACCATCCAACTCAACAAAGCCCTGACCCCCAATCAAAATGCCCAACGCTACTTCAAACGCTACCAGAAGTTAAAAGAAGCCGTCAAACATTTGACCATCCTCATTCAAGAAACCAAGGAAACCATTTCTTATCTTGAAACGGTTGAAACAGCCCTTTCTCAAGCGAGCCTGGCTGAGGTGGCAGAAATTCGAGAAGAGCTAATCCAGACCGGCTTTATCAAACGGCGCAACCGTGAAAAAATTCATAAACGGAAAAAACCAGAAAAATACCTGGCGAGTGATGGAAAAACCATCATTTTAGTGGGTCGCAATAATCTGCAAAACGATGAACTGACCTTTAAAATTGCTAAAAAAGATGAACTCTGGTTCCATGCCAAGGATATCCCGGGAAGCCACGTCGTCATTACAGGAAATCTAAATCCATCGGATGAAGTGAAAACCGATGCTGCAGAGTTGGCGGCCTACTATTCCAAGGCCCGTCTCTCAAACCTGGTCCAAGTAGATATGATCGAAGCCAAGAAACTCAATAAACCAACTGGTGGAAAACCAGGTTTTGTCACCTACACTGGCCAAAAGACTCTGCGGGTCACTCCCGAAGAAGAAAAAATCAAAGCCATGAAATTAACAGACTGA
- the trpX gene encoding tryptophan ABC transporter substrate-binding protein → MKNKRLMGIIGLIAAAVIGTAIYSATAGKDNKAATSNEKAKVGVLQLVSHPSLDLIYKGIQDGLAEEGYDKDKVDIDFLNAEGDQNKVATMSKQLAEKDNQVLIGIATPSAQGLASATKDKPIVMGAVTDPVGANLVKDLKKPGGNITGVSDHNPTEQQLKLIKELTPNVKTIGVLYSTSEDNSKSQVEEFTKLAEKAGYKVVPYSVPSTNEIASTVSVMSGKVDAIWVPIDNTIASAFSTVVEANKDAKKPIFPSATAMVEAGGLGSVVVDQHDLGVATGKMAAKILKGQKPADTPVEIFSQGKSVINKKVADELGITIPESVLKDAGQVIK, encoded by the coding sequence ATGAAAAATAAACGGTTAATGGGAATTATTGGTTTGATTGCAGCAGCAGTCATTGGGACAGCGATCTATTCAGCTACAGCTGGTAAGGACAACAAGGCAGCAACTAGCAATGAAAAGGCAAAAGTTGGGGTCTTGCAGTTGGTCAGCCACCCTTCGCTTGATTTGATCTACAAGGGGATTCAAGATGGTCTAGCTGAAGAAGGCTATGACAAGGACAAAGTGGACATTGATTTCCTCAATGCAGAAGGGGACCAAAACAAGGTTGCAACTATGAGTAAGCAATTGGCAGAAAAAGATAATCAAGTCTTGATTGGGATTGCAACCCCATCTGCTCAAGGTTTGGCTAGTGCAACCAAAGACAAACCAATTGTCATGGGTGCTGTAACCGATCCAGTCGGTGCAAACTTGGTCAAAGATTTGAAAAAACCAGGTGGCAATATCACTGGGGTATCTGACCACAATCCTACTGAGCAACAGTTGAAATTGATCAAAGAGTTGACTCCAAACGTAAAAACAATCGGGGTTCTTTACTCAACCAGTGAAGACAATTCTAAATCTCAAGTAGAAGAATTTACAAAATTGGCTGAAAAAGCAGGCTACAAGGTGGTTCCGTATTCAGTTCCTTCTACAAACGAAATTGCTTCAACAGTATCGGTTATGTCAGGTAAAGTGGATGCTATCTGGGTTCCAATCGACAATACCATCGCATCAGCATTCTCAACTGTTGTTGAAGCCAATAAAGATGCTAAAAAACCAATCTTCCCAAGTGCGACAGCCATGGTAGAAGCTGGTGGCCTTGGTTCAGTCGTTGTCGACCAACACGATCTTGGAGTAGCAACTGGTAAAATGGCTGCGAAGATCTTGAAAGGTCAAAAACCTGCGGATACACCTGTTGAAATCTTTAGCCAAGGAAAATCTGTCATCAATAAAAAAGTCGCAGATGAATTGGGTATTACTATTCCAGAATCTGTCTTGAAAGATGCTGGACAAGTCATTAAATAA
- a CDS encoding GNAT family N-acetyltransferase, which yields MLVRVKIDQLETLRDLEVETYGDTFGPYIVEEDLEDYFSTVLSLEQIEKDLLDPESETYFVLNEDQEICGFLKINWGQAQTEPVEMDKSFEIQRIYVKKECQGAGFGKEMFTFALDQAKSRGFEWAWLGVWERNFKAQDFYYRFGFERFSEHQYITGDTVDTDWLLRKHLKDNP from the coding sequence ATGTTAGTTAGAGTAAAAATCGATCAATTAGAGACCTTACGTGACCTAGAAGTGGAAACCTATGGGGATACCTTTGGTCCCTATATTGTTGAGGAAGATTTGGAAGATTACTTCTCTACTGTGCTCTCTTTGGAGCAAATCGAGAAGGATCTGCTAGATCCAGAATCTGAAACCTATTTTGTCCTCAATGAAGATCAAGAAATCTGTGGTTTTCTCAAGATCAACTGGGGTCAGGCGCAGACCGAGCCAGTAGAGATGGATAAGTCCTTTGAGATCCAACGGATCTATGTCAAGAAGGAATGTCAAGGGGCTGGTTTCGGCAAGGAAATGTTTACCTTTGCGCTGGATCAAGCCAAGAGTCGTGGCTTTGAGTGGGCTTGGCTAGGTGTATGGGAACGCAACTTTAAGGCGCAAGATTTTTACTACCGCTTTGGATTTGAACGATTTAGTGAACACCAGTATATCACCGGAGATACCGTGGATACAGACTGGTTGTTGCGCAAGCATTTGAAGGATAATCCGTAA
- a CDS encoding chromosome partitioning protein ParB, with product MEVKITDLHPTQLYLSEKKLQAIQMLDQSADIINVDPISVLAFGNRFLITDGHHRAYQALLAGRDTISAEFDRDGGDELYALYAQACEERKIDSVLDLKNRILPQDEYEAKWYNWCDGFNQAATLLLKRNADETDQANR from the coding sequence ATGGAAGTCAAGATAACAGATCTTCATCCGACCCAACTTTATTTATCAGAAAAGAAGTTACAAGCTATCCAGATGCTGGATCAGTCGGCAGACATCATCAATGTGGATCCAATTAGTGTTCTTGCATTTGGAAATCGCTTCTTGATTACAGACGGGCATCACAGGGCTTATCAGGCTTTATTGGCAGGTCGGGATACGATTTCTGCTGAGTTTGATAGAGATGGTGGCGATGAATTGTATGCTCTCTATGCGCAAGCTTGCGAGGAAAGAAAGATAGACTCTGTCTTGGATTTAAAAAATCGTATCTTACCTCAAGATGAGTATGAAGCAAAATGGTATAACTGGTGTGATGGTTTTAACCAAGCAGCAACTCTTCTATTGAAAAGGAATGCAGATGAAACCGACCAGGCAAATAGATAA
- a CDS encoding helix-turn-helix transcriptional regulator translates to MILKNRLKELRARDGLNQSELAKLAGVSRQSISLLERGEYTPSVIIAITIAQIFKEPVENVFSLVEEEE, encoded by the coding sequence ATGATCTTAAAAAATCGACTGAAAGAGCTGAGGGCGCGTGATGGTCTCAACCAATCTGAGCTAGCCAAGCTAGCTGGAGTCTCGCGCCAGTCTATCAGTCTCTTGGAGCGGGGTGAATACACCCCTTCGGTTATCATTGCCATCACCATCGCCCAGATTTTCAAGGAACCGGTGGAAAATGTTTTTAGTCTAGTAGAGGAAGAGGAATAA
- a CDS encoding DUF3169 family protein, whose product MKKQQKERTPRYRFWRNVGIITVSGLIGGVIGFLTEMFGYEKPLEIQSFFSKEVLLLGSAVLFLVAFILTMVLLMCARKVHQKMLQIEDDDEAYHYDIQKKKLYGLATIFKGIMILPYFLVVIFYSQLVDLDRPGAGDMAFIFGDFTMLYLFLVLFALFFLSDIFFRNTFHLIYGKPIPRNANAKEVREFMMSMMDEAEKQISYEENYEIIIKLNNYILPFALIGIFLIGTFFHTDILLALVVVSLIYLYILVSQYKITKRYYKE is encoded by the coding sequence ATGAAAAAGCAACAAAAAGAACGAACCCCGCGTTACCGTTTTTGGAGAAATGTAGGGATCATTACCGTTTCTGGTTTGATCGGAGGAGTTATCGGATTTTTGACAGAAATGTTTGGATACGAAAAGCCCCTAGAAATCCAATCCTTCTTTAGTAAAGAAGTACTCCTTTTGGGCTCAGCAGTTTTATTCTTAGTCGCATTTATACTCACGATGGTCTTACTGATGTGCGCGAGAAAAGTCCATCAAAAGATGCTCCAAATAGAAGACGATGATGAAGCCTATCACTATGACATTCAAAAGAAAAAACTATATGGCTTAGCGACCATTTTTAAAGGCATCATGATCTTGCCCTACTTTTTAGTCGTCATTTTTTATAGTCAATTGGTCGACTTAGATAGACCTGGCGCTGGGGACATGGCTTTTATCTTTGGAGACTTTACCATGCTCTATCTCTTTCTTGTCTTGTTTGCCCTATTTTTCCTATCGGATATCTTCTTTCGCAATACTTTCCATCTGATTTATGGAAAACCAATTCCCCGCAATGCTAATGCCAAGGAAGTGCGTGAATTTATGATGAGTATGATGGATGAAGCAGAAAAGCAGATTAGCTACGAGGAAAACTATGAAATTATCATTAAGTTAAACAATTATATCTTGCCTTTTGCTTTAATTGGAATTTTCTTGATTGGTACCTTTTTCCATACCGATATCTTATTAGCCTTAGTAGTTGTATCACTGATTTATCTCTATATCTTGGTCTCACAATACAAGATTACCAAACGTTATTATAAAGAGTAA
- the pheS gene encoding phenylalanine--tRNA ligase subunit alpha, whose amino-acid sequence MSTIEEQLKALREETLAALKQISAENEKEMQELRVSVLGKKGSLTEILKGMKDVSAKMRPVIGKHVNEARDVLTAAFEESAKLLEEKKVQAKLASESIDVTLPGRPVASGYRHILTQTSEEIEDIFIGMGYQVVDGFEVEQDYYNFERMNLPKDHPARDMQDTFYITEEILLRTHTSPVQARAMDAHDFSKEPLKMISPGRVFRRDTDDATHSHQFHQIEGLVVGKSISMADLQGTLQLIVQKMFGAERQIRLRPSYFPFTEPSVEVDVSCFKCGGAGCNVCKKTGWIEIMGAGMVHPRVLEMSGIDPTIYSGFAFGLGQERVAMLRYGINDIRGFYQGDVRFSEQFK is encoded by the coding sequence ATGTCAACGATTGAAGAACAACTAAAAGCGCTTCGAGAAGAAACGCTGGCAGCCTTGAAGCAGATCTCTGCTGAAAATGAAAAAGAGATGCAAGAACTACGGGTCTCTGTTCTTGGGAAGAAAGGATCTCTGACGGAAATTCTTAAAGGGATGAAGGATGTCTCTGCTAAGATGCGTCCGGTTATTGGAAAACACGTCAATGAAGCCCGTGATGTCTTGACGGCTGCCTTTGAAGAATCAGCCAAACTCTTGGAAGAAAAGAAAGTCCAAGCTAAACTAGCTAGCGAAAGCATCGATGTGACCCTTCCAGGTCGTCCAGTTGCTAGTGGTTACCGTCATATTTTGACCCAAACCAGTGAAGAAATCGAAGATATCTTTATCGGGATGGGGTATCAAGTCGTTGACGGCTTTGAAGTGGAGCAAGACTATTATAACTTTGAACGGATGAATCTGCCTAAAGATCACCCAGCGCGGGATATGCAGGATACCTTCTATATCACAGAAGAAATCTTGCTTCGGACCCATACTTCACCTGTACAGGCGCGGGCTATGGATGCGCATGACTTTAGCAAGGAACCATTGAAGATGATCTCTCCAGGGCGGGTTTTCCGTCGGGATACGGATGATGCGACCCACAGCCACCAATTCCATCAAATCGAAGGCTTGGTCGTTGGGAAAAGCATTTCTATGGCCGACCTTCAAGGAACGCTTCAATTGATCGTGCAAAAGATGTTTGGTGCAGAACGTCAAATCCGTTTGCGTCCTTCTTACTTCCCATTCACTGAGCCATCTGTTGAGGTCGATGTCTCTTGCTTCAAATGTGGTGGAGCGGGATGTAACGTATGTAAGAAAACTGGTTGGATTGAAATCATGGGAGCCGGTATGGTTCACCCACGGGTCCTTGAGATGAGTGGGATTGATCCAACAATCTATTCAGGATTTGCCTTTGGACTTGGTCAAGAGCGTGTGGCCATGCTTCGTTACGGAATCAATGATATCCGTGGCTTCTATCAAGGAGATGTTCGCTTCTCAGAACAGTTTAAATAA
- the budA gene encoding acetolactate decarboxylase, which produces MEPVKLFQYNTLGALMAGLYGGSFTIGELLEHGDLGVGTLDSIDGELIVLDGKAYQAKGSGDHPEIVEVSLDAKVPYAAVVPHQAEVIFRQRFEMTDEELEARIESYYDGENLFRSIKIRGDFAKMHVRMIPKSTPEMKFAEVATHQPEYTRENVTGTIVGFWTPEIFHGVSVAGYHLHFISDDHTFGGHVMDFVISEGIVEVGAIDQLDQRFPVQDRQYLFAKFNVDEVKEDINKAE; this is translated from the coding sequence ATGGAACCAGTGAAACTTTTTCAATACAATACCTTAGGTGCCCTAATGGCGGGTCTGTACGGGGGTTCATTTACGATTGGAGAACTCTTGGAACACGGAGATCTAGGAGTTGGGACGCTTGATTCTATTGATGGAGAGTTGATCGTATTAGATGGTAAGGCATATCAGGCCAAGGGATCAGGTGATCATCCTGAAATAGTCGAAGTTTCTCTGGATGCCAAGGTTCCTTATGCAGCAGTCGTCCCTCACCAAGCAGAAGTAATTTTCCGCCAACGCTTTGAAATGACGGACGAGGAATTGGAAGCCCGTATTGAATCTTATTACGATGGGGAAAATCTTTTCCGCTCCATTAAGATTCGTGGTGACTTTGCCAAGATGCATGTCCGTATGATTCCAAAATCAACACCAGAGATGAAGTTTGCAGAGGTTGCAACCCATCAGCCAGAGTATACACGAGAAAATGTCACTGGAACCATCGTCGGTTTTTGGACACCAGAAATTTTCCATGGCGTGAGCGTGGCTGGTTATCATTTGCACTTTATTTCAGATGACCACACCTTTGGTGGCCATGTGATGGATTTTGTCATCTCAGAAGGGATTGTAGAGGTGGGGGCTATCGATCAGCTGGATCAACGTTTCCCAGTCCAAGACCGTCAGTACCTCTTTGCCAAATTCAATGTTGATGAGGTCAAAGAAGACATCAATAAAGCAGAATAA
- a CDS encoding tetratricopeptide repeat protein, with amino-acid sequence MSHSQQMVEALDRQELEEAEVQFQQALLEDSEAQLLDLGQYLESIGFYPQAKEIYEQIAETYPEVYLSLATILAEEGQMEEAFAYLEEIEPDSNWYVASLLVKADLYQLEGLADVAREKLVEAARLSDDPIIQLGLAEIDLELERYQEAIQEYAQLDNREILEATGISTYQRIGFAYANLGKFEAAVPFLEKALEIEFDDQIAYELATLLSDQEEFQKALIYYKQIDTLSPDFEGYEYGYALALQSENDREKALEIAKQGIQKNPFDAQLKLLASQLSYELHQPEQAEAYLLEAKEVADDLEEIALRLTTLYLEQERFDQVLAWQNEEVETVVTRWNIARALAALEKTEEAVSAYQELYEDLKDNPEFLEAYVYLLREAGDVTKAREVANQYLAIVPDDVQMQTLYDSL; translated from the coding sequence GTGAGTCATAGTCAACAAATGGTAGAGGCTCTCGATCGGCAGGAGCTAGAAGAAGCAGAAGTTCAATTTCAACAGGCTTTGTTAGAAGATAGTGAAGCACAATTATTGGATTTAGGTCAATATCTTGAAAGTATCGGTTTTTACCCTCAGGCAAAGGAGATCTATGAACAGATTGCAGAAACCTATCCAGAAGTGTATCTAAGTTTGGCAACCATCCTTGCAGAGGAAGGTCAAATGGAAGAGGCCTTTGCTTATTTAGAAGAAATTGAGCCAGACTCTAACTGGTATGTGGCCAGTCTCTTGGTTAAGGCGGATCTCTATCAGCTAGAAGGCCTAGCAGATGTGGCGCGTGAAAAATTAGTTGAAGCAGCCCGTCTGTCTGATGATCCCATCATTCAATTAGGCCTAGCTGAAATTGATCTGGAATTGGAACGCTACCAAGAGGCTATCCAAGAGTATGCCCAGTTGGACAATCGGGAGATTTTGGAAGCAACAGGAATTTCCACCTATCAACGAATTGGTTTTGCCTATGCCAATCTTGGTAAGTTTGAAGCAGCTGTTCCCTTCTTAGAGAAAGCTCTGGAGATTGAGTTTGATGACCAGATTGCTTACGAATTAGCGACCTTATTGTCTGACCAAGAAGAATTCCAAAAAGCCCTGATCTACTACAAACAAATTGATACCTTGTCGCCTGATTTTGAGGGCTATGAGTATGGTTATGCTTTAGCTTTACAGTCTGAAAATGACCGTGAAAAAGCACTTGAGATTGCTAAACAAGGGATCCAGAAGAATCCCTTTGACGCCCAATTGAAGCTTCTTGCTTCTCAGCTTTCTTATGAACTTCACCAGCCTGAACAGGCAGAAGCTTATCTATTAGAGGCTAAAGAAGTGGCAGATGATCTCGAAGAGATTGCTCTTCGCCTGACCACCCTTTATTTGGAACAGGAACGCTTTGACCAAGTCTTGGCTTGGCAAAATGAAGAAGTCGAAACGGTTGTCACCCGTTGGAACATTGCCCGTGCTTTGGCTGCCTTGGAGAAAACAGAAGAGGCCGTCTCAGCCTACCAAGAGCTTTATGAGGATTTAAAGGACAACCCAGAATTCCTCGAAGCCTATGTTTACTTGTTGCGTGAGGCTGGAGATGTGACGAAGGCGCGTGAAGTGGCGAACCAGTATTTGGCGATCGTACCAGACGATGTACAGATGCAAACCCTCTATGATAGCCTCTAA
- the pheT gene encoding phenylalanine--tRNA ligase subunit beta — MLVSYKWLKQLVDIDVPSEELAEKMSTTGIEVEGVESPAAGLSKIVVGEVLSCEDVPETHLHVCQVNVGEEEARQIVCGAPNVRAGIKVMVALPGARIADNYKIKKGKIRGLESLGMICSLGELGISDSVVPKEFADGIQILPQDAVPGEEVFSYLDLDDEIIELSITPNRADALSMRGVAHEVAAIYDKAVNFKDFTLTETDQAAADALSVSIDTDKAPYYAARILDNVTIAPSPQWLQNLLMNEGIRPINNVVDVTNYILLYFGQPMHAFDLDTFEGTDIRVREARAGEKLVTLDGEERELEASDLVITVADKPVALAGVMGGEATEISEKSTRVVLEAAVFNGKSIRKTSGRLNLRSESSSRFEKGINVATVNEALDAAASMIAELAGATVRKGIVSAGQLDTSDVEVSSTLADVNRVLGTDLTYADVEDVFRRLGFGLSGNAEAFTVSVPRRRWDITIEADLFEEIARIYGYDKLPATLPKDDGTAGELTVTQKLRRKVRTIAEGAGLTEIITYALTTPEKAIEFTPTPSNLTELMWPMTVDRSVLRQNMVSGILDTVAYNVARKNKDLALYEIGKVFEQTGNPKEDLPNEINSFAFALTGLVAEKDFQTPAVPVDFFYAKGILEALFARLGLKATYTATQEIKSLHPGRTALISLGDQVIGFLGQVHPVTAKAYDIPETYVAELNLSAIEAALQPAAPFVEITKFPAVSRDIALLLKAEVTHQEVVDAIRAAGVKRLTDIKLFDVFSGEKLGVGMKSMAYSLTFQNPEDSLTDEEVARYMEKIQASLEDKVDAEVR, encoded by the coding sequence ATGTTAGTATCATATAAATGGTTAAAACAATTGGTGGACATTGATGTGCCATCAGAAGAGTTGGCTGAAAAAATGTCAACCACAGGGATCGAAGTAGAAGGTGTGGAATCGCCAGCTGCTGGTCTCTCAAAAATTGTCGTCGGAGAAGTCTTGTCTTGTGAAGATGTGCCAGAGACACACCTTCATGTCTGCCAAGTCAATGTGGGTGAAGAAGAAGCCCGTCAAATCGTCTGTGGAGCACCAAATGTGCGTGCAGGCATCAAGGTCATGGTGGCTCTTCCAGGTGCTCGCATCGCGGACAACTACAAGATTAAAAAAGGGAAAATCCGTGGCTTGGAATCCCTTGGGATGATCTGTTCACTTGGTGAATTAGGGATTTCTGACTCTGTTGTACCAAAAGAATTCGCAGATGGCATCCAAATATTGCCTCAAGATGCTGTTCCAGGAGAAGAAGTCTTCTCTTACCTCGACTTGGATGATGAAATCATCGAACTTTCCATCACTCCAAACCGTGCAGACGCTCTTTCTATGCGTGGGGTGGCGCACGAAGTAGCAGCGATCTATGACAAGGCAGTCAATTTCAAAGACTTTACGTTGACTGAAACAGACCAAGCTGCAGCAGATGCTCTTTCTGTCAGCATTGACACTGATAAGGCACCTTACTATGCAGCCCGTATCTTGGACAATGTGACCATCGCCCCAAGTCCACAATGGTTGCAAAACCTCCTCATGAACGAAGGTATCCGTCCGATCAACAATGTGGTCGACGTGACCAACTATATCCTGCTCTACTTTGGTCAACCTATGCATGCCTTTGACTTGGATACCTTTGAAGGAACTGATATCCGTGTGCGTGAAGCGCGTGCTGGTGAAAAATTGGTAACCTTGGATGGGGAAGAGCGTGAGTTAGAAGCAAGTGACCTCGTGATTACGGTTGCGGACAAACCAGTAGCTCTTGCAGGTGTCATGGGTGGAGAAGCTACAGAAATCTCTGAAAAATCTACTCGTGTTGTTCTTGAAGCGGCTGTCTTCAATGGCAAATCGATCCGTAAGACTAGTGGTCGCCTCAACCTTCGTTCTGAATCATCTTCACGTTTTGAAAAAGGGATCAATGTGGCAACTGTCAATGAAGCCCTTGATGCGGCAGCGAGCATGATTGCAGAGCTTGCAGGTGCCACTGTTCGTAAGGGAATCGTTTCAGCAGGCCAGCTCGATACTTCTGATGTAGAAGTTTCTTCCACTCTTGCAGATGTTAACCGTGTCCTTGGCACTGATCTTACTTATGCCGATGTCGAAGATGTCTTCCGTCGCCTTGGATTTGGACTTTCTGGAAACGCTGAAGCCTTTACTGTTAGCGTACCACGTCGCCGTTGGGACATCACTATCGAAGCGGATCTTTTTGAAGAAATCGCTCGGATTTATGGTTATGATAAATTACCAGCAACCCTTCCAAAAGACGATGGGACAGCCGGTGAATTGACTGTTACTCAAAAATTGCGTCGTAAAGTTCGTACCATTGCTGAAGGGGCAGGACTGACTGAAATCATCACCTATGCTTTGACAACTCCTGAAAAAGCGATTGAATTTACGCCTACACCAAGCAACTTAACTGAGCTCATGTGGCCAATGACTGTGGATCGTTCAGTCCTCCGTCAAAATATGGTTTCAGGTATTTTAGATACAGTTGCCTACAACGTAGCGCGTAAGAACAAAGACTTGGCCCTCTACGAGATCGGAAAGGTCTTCGAGCAAACAGGAAATCCAAAAGAAGACTTGCCAAATGAAATCAACAGCTTTGCCTTTGCTTTGACTGGCTTAGTCGCTGAAAAAGACTTCCAAACACCAGCAGTCCCTGTTGACTTCTTCTATGCCAAGGGAATCTTGGAAGCCCTCTTTGCTCGCTTGGGTCTTAAAGCGACCTATACCGCAACGCAAGAGATCAAGAGTCTTCACCCAGGACGTACAGCTTTGATCTCACTCGGTGATCAAGTTATTGGTTTCCTCGGTCAAGTGCACCCGGTTACGGCTAAGGCTTATGATATTCCAGAGACTTATGTAGCTGAGCTCAACCTTTCAGCTATCGAAGCAGCCCTTCAACCAGCTGCTCCATTTGTGGAAATTACTAAGTTCCCAGCAGTGAGCCGTGATATCGCCCTTCTCCTCAAAGCAGAAGTGACTCACCAAGAGGTAGTCGATGCCATAAGAGCTGCGGGCGTGAAACGCTTGACAGACATCAAGCTATTTGACGTCTTCTCAGGCGAAAAACTGGGTGTCGGAATGAAGTCCATGGCTTATAGCTTGACCTTCCAAAATCCAGAAGATAGCTTGACAGACGAAGAAGTCGCACGCTACATGGAAAAAATTCAAGCTTCCCTTGAAGATAAAGTAGACGCAGAAGTGCGGTAA